One window from the genome of Salmo salar chromosome ssa25, Ssal_v3.1, whole genome shotgun sequence encodes:
- the LOC106586422 gene encoding ELL-associated factor 2 isoform X1, with protein sequence MNGITYSNFDNQEHVLKLGETFEKQPKGAYHTVRYDFKPASIDTACVGELEVGKGEQVTITLPNLEGSTAPITVFKGSKRPYMKECILIVNHDTGEYRLEKLNSNIAVKKTRAEGSSKIQSRIEQQTSRLSQQMKTSGNGSSSKTPAGSKSSPPKENMSPASPMDDIERELMAEARVMDQMSSGDSSSDSHSSSSSSSGDSSSGSDSEDESRHPPPPRPPGGPPTGPPPHQGMPVLTTVTTTTSPPSPTRSGGHLLSTLKNDLQLSESGSESDDD encoded by the exons ATGAATGGAATAACATACTCAAACTTTGATAATCAAGAACATGTTTTGAAATTAGGCGAAACATTTGAGAAACAACCCAAAGGCGCTTACCACACGGTGAGAT ATGACTTTAAACCAGCCTCCATTGACACCGCCTGTGTGGGGGAGCTGGAGGTGGGAAAGGGAGAACAAGTTACTATCACACTGCCCAATCTGGAG GGATCCACTGCCCCTATAACAGTCTTCAAAGGATCCAAGAGGCCTTATATGAAGGAATGTATTCTCATCGTAAACCACGATACCGGAGAGTACCGTCTGGAGAAACTCAACAGCAACATTGCTGTCAAGAAGACCAG ggcTGAAGGCAGCAGTAAGATCCAGTCTCGTATAGAGCAGCAGACCAGTCGTCTGAGCCAGCAGATGAAGACTAGTGGTAATGGCAGCAGCAGCAAGACCCCAGCAGGCTCCAAGAGCTCTCCTCCCAAAGAGAATATGTCCCCTGCCTCCCCCATGGATGACATTGAGAGAG AGCTAATGGCAGAGGCGCGGGTCATGGACCAGATGAGTAGTGGGGACTCGTCCTCAGACTCCCACAGCTCCTCATCCTCCAGTAGTGGGGACAGTTCCAGCGGTAGTGACTCTGAGGACGAGTCCCGGCACCCCCCTCCCCCTAGACCCCCTGGGGGTCCCCCTACAGGGCCACCACCCCACCAGGGCATGCCTGTCCTCAccactgtcaccaccaccacctccccaccATCACCAACTCGCAGTGGAGGACACCTATTGAGCACACTAA
- the LOC106586422 gene encoding ELL-associated factor 2 isoform X2, with protein MNGITYSNFDNQEHVLKLGETFEKQPKGAYHTVRYDFKPASIDTACVGELEVGKGEQVTITLPNLEGSTAPITVFKGSKRPYMKECILIVNHDTGEYRLEKLNSNIAVKKTRAEGSSKIQSRIEQQTSRLSQQMKTSGNGSSSKTPAGSKSSPPKENMSPASPMDDIERELMAEARVMDQTSPGTPLPLDPLGVPLQGHHPTRACLSSPLSPPPPPHHHQLAVEDTY; from the exons ATGAATGGAATAACATACTCAAACTTTGATAATCAAGAACATGTTTTGAAATTAGGCGAAACATTTGAGAAACAACCCAAAGGCGCTTACCACACGGTGAGAT ATGACTTTAAACCAGCCTCCATTGACACCGCCTGTGTGGGGGAGCTGGAGGTGGGAAAGGGAGAACAAGTTACTATCACACTGCCCAATCTGGAG GGATCCACTGCCCCTATAACAGTCTTCAAAGGATCCAAGAGGCCTTATATGAAGGAATGTATTCTCATCGTAAACCACGATACCGGAGAGTACCGTCTGGAGAAACTCAACAGCAACATTGCTGTCAAGAAGACCAG ggcTGAAGGCAGCAGTAAGATCCAGTCTCGTATAGAGCAGCAGACCAGTCGTCTGAGCCAGCAGATGAAGACTAGTGGTAATGGCAGCAGCAGCAAGACCCCAGCAGGCTCCAAGAGCTCTCCTCCCAAAGAGAATATGTCCCCTGCCTCCCCCATGGATGACATTGAGAGAG AGCTAATGGCAGAGGCGCGGGTCATGGACCA GACGAGTCCCGGCACCCCCCTCCCCCTAGACCCCCTGGGGGTCCCCCTACAGGGCCACCACCCCACCAGGGCATGCCTGTCCTCAccactgtcaccaccaccacctccccaccATCACCAACTCGCAGTGGAGGACACCTATTGA